Within the Ochrobactrum vermis genome, the region CAGCGTCGGCTCGGCGAGTGTCTTCATGACACCGGCTGTCTCCATCGCCCGCAGATAGGCTGAAAAATTGCTTGTCGCGAGGCCGAACCCGGTATCGGACAGGTTGTTGCCAATGGCTCCGGCAATACTCTCGGAAATTCCGCCATAGGAGATGCCATTCGAAACGCCGCCGCCGCTCATATTGACGCCAAGCTGCTTCATCACCGAGCGACTGACCTCGGCGACGGTGACTTTCAAGGTCACCTGATCTTCGCCAACAATAGTGAGCATGTTGACGATGGCGCTTTGACGGCGTCCTCGGTCAGGGTTGTTGATGGCGACGCCACCGCCATCGGTTGGAGCCGAGGCTGTGGTCGAATATTGCCCTGTCGTTGCTTCGCCACCGGTTACGAAAAGACCGGCGAGCTTTGCGGCCTGCGCCGAATCCTGCGGGGTCTGCACGGTTCCGGTCAGCACCACATTGTCGTTGATCAATTCGACGCGAATATCGGAACCGGGAATGAGGCGTTTGAGCTGGGCAGAAAGCCCGCTCACATCACGCTCGATTTCGACGTCGATGGATGCGACTTGCTCGCCATTCGGACCGAAAACGAAAATATTGGTCTGCCCGACCTGTTTGCCGAAAAGATAGATGCGCCGCGACGTGCGCGTCACCGCATCGGCAATGGTCGGGTTGGAGACGAGAACGTCATAAGCATCCTGCGGAAGATCGAGAACCACGGACTTGTTGAGGCCGAGCTTGATCGTCTGTGAACGCTGCTGCCCGCCAACCTTGACGATGCCAGCCGCCGCCATGGCGGACATATCCGAAAGAGGCAGTGAAAATGCGGCAAGCGCGCTGGTCAACAGCGCGATCTTTGCGGAATACGGGCGCACGCGTTTTATCTTTCTCATGAGCGCGGTCCTATTTCTGTAACGCTGCCGGACTTGATGACCTTGACCGTGCCGCTGCGGGTCGGCGAGGAAACCAGATAGTCGGCCTGCTTGATATCCTTGTCCTCGACGTCCTGTGTCGAGCGAAGCGCCAGCGTCAGGCGGTCGGCCATCTGTTGGGCGACGGTAATGATTTCAGCTTGTTCCGGCGTGACTTCGAGCGTTGCGGTCTGGCCGACCATGACTTTGCGGCCCTGTTCATCTTCCTGAATGGCCTGATCGATGGCCAGAACACGCACGTTCTGCAATACGGTTTCCGTGGTGAAGGGGCTCAGGGATTTTTCGCCGTTGTCCGGTTTGCGGCGGGTCATGATGACATCGACGAAATCGTTGGGAAGAATGAAGCCACCAGCCGAACTCTCGGCATTGATCTGCGTTGCGACGGCGCGCATGCCAGGCGGCAGGATCGATGACATGAAGCTCTGCCCCGGGCCGATGAGCTTGGTCTTGCGGATCGGCTCGCCCGTGAAGAACTGCAGCCGGACGGTTGCGCCGCTCAGCTGGTTGATGGCGTCGGGTTCGCTCGATCGGGTGATGTAGCCGTCGCTGACTGCTTCGGCGGGCCAGGGCTGCCAGCGCATCTGCGATGTCAGTTCTGCGCCGACGCCAAGATTTTCGGTGGCGACGAGCACGTCTTCCAGTTTCATCTGCGGTGTTTCAGGCGCGGCGACAATGGGTGCAGGCGGCGGTGCGGCGAGGTTCATGGCAATATAGCCAGCTCCACCAGCCGCAAGAACGGCCACTCCTAAAATGAGCAGTCGAGCTGATTTCATGATGTGCCCCGCGCAAATCCCCACGTCACGATGACGTGTTCCAAAATTGCACTGGCAATCGTGTAATTATGGTTAATATAATCTTATTCGAATAAAGAAAGATTGGGAGTACACGTAAGCGTTGCGCATAAATGCGCTCAAAATGCTCCCGCCAAATAGGCCTTTATCGATTCTCCAACCGGCGACAGCGGAAATGTCCAGAGACCGGCAGCGCCGAGAGCAATACCATAAGGAATGCCCACATCCTTGCGGGCGAGCGTCCCCATAAAAGCGTAGCGATCTGCCAGAAGCGGGCGGGGGATCATCCTGTAGAGAATGATCGTGAGTGTCAGCACGCCGCCCAGGATCGAAACCATCACAAGATAATCCAGGAGGCTGATCGTGGGGCCGAACCACAAGGCTGTTGCGGCGATGAGCTTGGCATCGCCACCGCCCATGGCGCGAAGGCAGAAGAGCGAAAAGGTGATGATCAGCGCGATGCCACCGACACCGAGATGCCAGGCATAATCGGAAAGAGAAAGCCCCAGGAGCGGCGCGAGCAGGATAAAGCCGAGTGTCAGCCCGATGGAAACGCGGTTGCGGATGGTCATTGAGGTCAGGTCGGTGATCATGGCGGTCACCATTGCCAGAGCGAAGATTGCCGTCATGGCTGCTGCTGTCATTGCCGATGCCCCCGCGTCGCCTGTCATCCCATCATTTGGCCACCGTTTGCACGGAACCGTATTCTGTCGATTAGCGATTGGTCGCCTGTTCGAACTGTGTGGCTGTGTCGTTAAACTTTTCGCCGACACTTCCGGCCACGAGCGCAACGCCGCTGATGATCGCAATGGAGACGAGCGTGCCGATAAGCGCATATTCAATCGCTGTCGAACCGGCCCTGTTCTTCATGAAACGCGTCATCAATGTCGGCATCGCATGCTCCTCGCTGTTCCGATAGCGCTGGTTCTTGGGACACGCTTTAAATTCGGATGTGCTCAAGCATAGGAGAGAGGAATTGTGGCCCCCTTAACAATCAGG harbors:
- a CDS encoding type II and III secretion system protein family protein codes for the protein MRKIKRVRPYSAKIALLTSALAAFSLPLSDMSAMAAAGIVKVGGQQRSQTIKLGLNKSVVLDLPQDAYDVLVSNPTIADAVTRTSRRIYLFGKQVGQTNIFVFGPNGEQVASIDVEIERDVSGLSAQLKRLIPGSDIRVELINDNVVLTGTVQTPQDSAQAAKLAGLFVTGGEATTGQYSTTASAPTDGGGVAINNPDRGRRQSAIVNMLTIVGEDQVTLKVTVAEVSRSVMKQLGVNMSGGGVSNGISYGGISESIAGAIGNNLSDTGFGLATSNFSAYLRAMETAGVMKTLAEPTLTAISGEKAAFNVGGEYNVINSVKYDDDGKRTNELAKINYGIGLEFMPTVLGPGRISLKIRTSVSEPTTEGAGTTNKMDGVGASILSLRKRVADTTVELPSGGSMMIGGLIRDEVRQSVSGFPGLTKIPVLGALFRSKDFIRNESELVVIVTPYLARPVARQQLARPDDNLNPASDGAGYILGKVNRVYGTMETKLPPGRYNGVVGYIYK
- the cpaB gene encoding Flp pilus assembly protein CpaB; this encodes MKSARLLILGVAVLAAGGAGYIAMNLAAPPPAPIVAAPETPQMKLEDVLVATENLGVGAELTSQMRWQPWPAEAVSDGYITRSSEPDAINQLSGATVRLQFFTGEPIRKTKLIGPGQSFMSSILPPGMRAVATQINAESSAGGFILPNDFVDVIMTRRKPDNGEKSLSPFTTETVLQNVRVLAIDQAIQEDEQGRKVMVGQTATLEVTPEQAEIITVAQQMADRLTLALRSTQDVEDKDIKQADYLVSSPTRSGTVKVIKSGSVTEIGPRS
- a CDS encoding A24 family peptidase, yielding MTAAAMTAIFALAMVTAMITDLTSMTIRNRVSIGLTLGFILLAPLLGLSLSDYAWHLGVGGIALIITFSLFCLRAMGGGDAKLIAATALWFGPTISLLDYLVMVSILGGVLTLTIILYRMIPRPLLADRYAFMGTLARKDVGIPYGIALGAAGLWTFPLSPVGESIKAYLAGAF
- a CDS encoding Flp family type IVb pilin produces the protein MPTLMTRFMKNRAGSTAIEYALIGTLVSIAIISGVALVAGSVGEKFNDTATQFEQATNR